Below is a window of Sceloporus undulatus isolate JIND9_A2432 ecotype Alabama chromosome 9, SceUnd_v1.1, whole genome shotgun sequence DNA.
AGAATATATgatctgaaatattttcaatgtTTTTCTGACCATTTTCATTACATTGTATAGAAAATTGCTTactgcatttatatttttaaagaggcAATTCTTCTGCATGGGATGGCATTCTTGTAGGCATATTTGgtatctatggccccatacagacaggccaaaataaagctttggaggtatgctgtttaaatgtcacttttaaatgatgcatttgtcctaaaagtccagaagccatgccaaagccacgctccagttctaagggtCCTGGAGCAATTGCATCAATCGAACCGTTATCTAGTGTTGCATACAATATACTACTCCCACATTCCCACAAAAGAGAAATATTTGGCCCACTTTTAGCTTTTGGATCTATGGAGGACAGGCTGCACAAAGTTGGTTCCTAGTTTCATTTGCCAATGTTTGAGAGGGGGCATGTGAGCCACAGGAAGCCAAGATAAACGTCAACGGTCTTGTCTCGTGTGCTGTTTCAACAGCTGGAGACATTGGGAGCCCTGATGAGATGGGCAGATGGAGAGATACCAAGCTGTGCACCAAAACGGAATCGCTAGTAGGAGGGAGCTATACCACTTTCATGATCCACAGGGGTAGAGAGCACGGGTGGTTCAAAATCATAATTCAGACCTCTGATGAAGCACTATGGGCCAAAAGCTGTTCTGATTTCACTTTTGCAATCTCATACCTCACCTGCTGCACACATACTTTCACAGGCCTGAAATAGTGCAGAAATGACCAGTACCACACATGACTGAAATacatcttcatcctcatcctccactctctctttcattctctcattCACTCTTGTTTAGCTGTGATGCTCCGAGTCCAAGAAAACTGGAACAAAGATGCCACCGTATATCCAATGAGAGAATGTATGCAGTGTAATGGTTGGAGTGCTAGACTAGAACTTGTTGGAAGATCTAGTTCCCACTAAGCCATGTAACTCTCTGGTTGATCACGAGCCACTCATATTCTCAGATTTACTAAACTTCCAGTAAAGATACAATGGAAAGCAGATCCATGTATGCCACTTTAAGAAACctcaaagaaaaagaatataaagaGCCTCTTCAAATGAGAAAAGGGTTTCTGAAAGTCACAGGGTTTTTCCCTGTGCaaactgattttgttttggagatccacatgacattttcttcatccccAAGTATTACCTTCCaggatccaaaccccagtgggGGCCAAGGGTACAAACCCACTACATACAGGTTACAGGACAACTATACCTTGGGAGCTCCTCCAGTCCTAGATGCTAGTTTGGTATCAAGAGACATCCTGTACAACACACAACAACTGCAGAAAGAGTGGCTGTAAACTTCAGCATGAATTCACCACCCCATAGCTACAGATCCACTGACTGACCCTACATATCACAATCTTGGGTCCAGTTCAGAGGCACTGATTACTTTTCTGCTAGTGCTTAGGAGAGTTAAtctttgggactacagctctcagaatccttcaGCAATTGGTAGATGCTGGCCTGTAGTTTATCCCTTCAAAGTAGTTTTTCCAGGATCCGTGTTCTTCCTGTGATACATTACATTATGCCCAAGGACTCTCACAGGGGACTCAACCCATCCAGAGGGTAGGACTGCCCCTGGACAGTCCATGGATACAAATTTCATCTCTCTCAGCAAGTGACTGCTCTGATTATGGTGGATAATCTTTTAAGAAGTGCAGCAGAGATAGCCAGTGAAGAGAGTGATAAGAAAGGCAGGAAGGAGAGCGGGTACAACTGTCCAGCAAAGCTGCAAGAGAAGAGTCATCAAAGCCTTCACCATATTGGAGAGAACAGCTTTATAATACTTGGTGAGTAGAATGTCTTTCATCACAACTGAGACTTTTATGGTAtgataataaaaactttatttttaccctgcctctctgtcagggacaatcgaggtggcttacaattagcCTTTCTCATTGCCACAGCCTTGTTCTCCTCATGAGAAGAATGAGGCTGAGGCAATGAGGTGTGAAGGAGGCCAACCGGGTGTCACACCTCTtccaaggtgtcacccagtgtgggccacATCCTCCACATACCCCAAGTGATGACACTGATCTCATGTGTcattcctcattaatagcttttgtcatcttgaccatgctAGGATGTTGCTTGTCCAAATGtgttgcactcagttaactcagtgtggggagaggagaagaggaagcagaatCATGTCCTTCTCTGTAGATTCAGACAAAAACAAacggctgcagcctctcctagcatgtgtcttcttcttcctcaatgTTTTCCATCTTGCCCACATGTTCCTTCCAATGTTCCATGGtcccacatgtcccagtttccatctgaaATGCCAGAGGGCATGCAAGACTGAATACAAATGTAATTCACAGCTTAAGTCAAATATCACGTGACACATTTCATGTTCAAAACATGGACTTAGAAACAGGGCTTCTCTGTGAAAATCTGAAATGTAACAATCTGGATCTCCCCTTCATTGGCACATGTACATCCATATTCATTTCTGTTCAAACTGAAAAGATGTGAGCactccccctctctttctttatttttcactccccccttttttccagGTGAAACATACTGAAGGAGAGAAACGTGAGTGACTGTAAGAAGGGATGGATGCTTTCACCTCCTTTCCATACTACGGCAACATTGACTATCCACCATATAGCAACAATGATTTCTATAACTTTAGCTGGAATGGAGACTGGCACCTAGGACCTTACTATGATGATTTACACATCTCGCGGGTGATGAAAATTGTTTCCATGTCCATTTACAGTGCCACATTGCTCCTGGGGACCACAGGGAATGGCCTGGTTATTTTCCTCACAGGTTTCCACTTGAAGAAGACGGTGACCACTATATGGTATCTCAACTTGGCCATGGCTgattttgtttttgccatttgccTCTCTTCAGAGATAATTTATGTTGCCTTGGATCATTGGCCATTGGGAAGGCTCATGTGCAAACTTGACAGTGTGGTGCCCTTCCTGAACATGTTTGCCAGCGTCTTCTTCCTGACCGCCATCAGCGCTGACCGCTGTGTTTCTGTGGTGCACCCAGTCTGGGCCTTGAACCATCGCACTCTCAAGCTGGCTTCTGTCATGGCTATCATCATCTGGATGATCTCCTTGGCTCTCAGCTTACCTTATTTCTCCTTCCgtgacacaaaagacacacaggATGGCACCATACAATGCGCCTATAACTTTAATTCAGAGGATGCTAGTAATCCATGGGCACACCGTGCCATGGTGGTTACTGAATTTGTGGTTGGTTTTCTCATCCCCTTCCACATCATTTTGGCCTGCTACTGTGCCATCATTATCAAGCTAAGAGGGAAGATCTTTGGTCGATTTAGCCGATCCTTCAAAATTATAATAGTGGTCATTGTGGTCTTCTTCTGTTGTTGGTTCCCCTACCACCTCTTTGCCATTCTTGATATGCTGGAAGATGACAGTCTTGAAATGAAGAATATTCTTAACATAGGCTTACCATTGGCTAATGGTCTGCTCTGCCTCAACAGCTGTCTGAACCCCCTCTTGTATGCCTTCCTTGGGCCTGACTGCAGAAGAACTAACTGCCGATCCTTCCTGTCAGCCTTTAAAGCAGCTTTCAATGAGAACTGGGCTACTGTGTCCTCTTTCTCCAACAAAAGAAACTCCAGTTCCACATCAGGAGTGGAATCTAGCATGGTTTGAATAACCTTTTCCCAAGCTCAGCAAGCTGGGCATATTCAATATACACTACCACCAAAATAATCCAAGGCAAACTAAATGCTTTATGCAATTTGGTGGGTATCTTTGGAAAGGGCTTTTTGAGTGAAGGCAGTCATTTATGCATTGTAAAaattaaaagacacacacacaagcacatcccacccacccctccagAAAAAGGACAGAAGAGGGCACAGATTTGCATTTGTGTGCTCCACTCTGCAGTCATTCATATCAAGGGGGAGAATTGTGTGGCTACTTTCAATCACttccatgttttgttgttgttgttcttgttatgttgAAAGAGGAGTGTCCATGGGCACGAATATGAGTTTGCCCCAGTTTTAAGATTCTCAGCAGAAGCCTTTATCACAGCACTATCACAAGCATATTTTGGTCATAAGAGgatcttcttggtggttgctcccaggctgtggaactccctcctacAAGAGACTATGTTGACTTTATTCCTGCTTCCATTCCTTTGCAAGTAAACACCATTTTATTTAGACAGGAATTTAGCTTTTAGTTGGTTTTGCAAATGGGCATTTTAGTTGGAAGAGCTGTATCTTTATTCTGGTTGGTATATCTTTTAAAGTGTTGAATTAGTATTTTTGTTAATACCATtgcttgtataatttttaaaaaaacctttggaataatggttgttgttgttttagtttttattttgttttaaaagtgttgtGATCTATCTTGGGCTCCATATtgcaagaaaggtgggatagaaacaaAACAATTGGGCAGAGCGCCCTGGCAGCTTTAAACCGAGAGAATATACATCTCATCTTAATGAAAGGAAAGATGGTAACAAGGTGATCTGTGCACTTGCTGGTTCCATACTAAATTTTAATAGGCATCTTCAAAGTTCCATTCTTTCTTCACtatagtttgttttaattttgcagtgaCACTTTGATTGACTTTCCCAGTCCCTCTGACTTTTCATCTGCCTAGATAACGTTGTTTTATTCCCAGTTCTCTATTGTTGGTCAACTGCATCATTTATTGGATTCTAGTTATATATTTGACTGCTGCAttgcttcttcttcatcttttttttaaaaagcaatctttGTGACGTTTTTATTCATATTCAAGATGTGTAAACTCCTTTCTGTTTTTGCAGTTTAGGCCAGTTTTTATAGACTAGGCAAGATGTACATTTTTGTAGCTAATAATGTCTTATACATCTCTTGGTCTGCATGTTTTAAATGAGTAAAGgagtaaaatcattaaaaattaaACTCACTGTGTCACCAGCTGCATTCTTACTTATTCTTTGGCTTTGAAGTTTCAGGATGGTAAGTTCTTTACTTCAGCAGCAATGATCTATCCAATAACACTCCTTATATACTATTGCTTCTGTGCATCTGTGCACATGGTGTTTAGTATAACTATCTCTCTTAGCAAACtacagcctgttacagactgccaaaataaagctgagtctctttggaggtatgctgtttaaatgatgcttaggtgcttaggaatggagtgtggctttggtgcgacctccggactcttaggacccacgcatcatttaaatagcatacctccaaagaaacctgaagcagctttattttggcagtctgtaacaggcctaagattcatCTATCCATTCTCCTGTGTGCCCAtaactacaactgtttctttctttgctggatACTCTCCAGGAATGGGACCCAAGACCAGTGCAGGGACCACTCCGGAGTACTACTGATCTACCTGAACTTTTCACAGTGTTTTGTCTTCCAGATATGTTGGGAGACACAAGAAGACTGGTCTACACTGCCACTCCTCACCCAAGCTGGAAACGGCAGAAACTGAACTTGGGGCCTTTCCCTGAGCTCCAGCCTTTCTGTGCCTACCAGGCCACTGGCCGATTCTCTTCTCACTTGGTCAGCTAGCTGCCAAGTACTTACCAACCCAAGATGAAAATGTCTGATATCCTACTCATTTAACCACAAGCTCCAAGGCATATGAACAATTGTTATCCAAAGGAGTAAGCTTTCCCATGTCCTCTAATTATACAAACGCATTGCATTTCACTGCTATTGTGTAGATAGCCActggtcttggggggggggggagtggtacACACAAAAGTGGGGACCCAAGAAAATGTGCTGATGATGTGTGGGTTTTGTCTGCATTTTTTTATCTACTTCAACTGATACATAAATATCCTTAGTCAGAGAGGAGCTTCACCAGCACTACAAAACTCCCATGAAGAATAGTAACACTACACGACACATGTCGATGACTGGGTGCTGCTGCTGTATTGTGGCAATGCACAATATGCAACTGCAACACACAGCACTGCAATTCCATTTCCACCTATGCCAGCAGAATACATCCATTGCACTATGACGAGTAATTCACTAGGTATACATAGCATAACATACACATGCAtaggtcactaacaggatgccagtcactAAGTGTCCATTACTTAATTTACTTCAGCCAGTTCTGCTACATTTGAAGGGATTTCTTTCTATAGAAGCGAGCGCTGGATGACTAGCACAAATTCCTACTATCCTGGCATCAAGATTGTGAGTATCTcatctatagaatcatagaatcatagagttggaagagaccgcaagagccatctagtccaaccccctgccatgcaggaaatctaaatcaaagcatccccaactgatTCATCTCTCTGCAACCACAGTAAGCCCCCAGAAAGGTTACACAATGCTGACTTATATTTTAAAACCAAATAGCATCACTCCTATTGATTTAGGCTGTATATGAATTATGCATTTAAGCTTCTTAATGGTGTAGTGTCCtgcagtggtttgggcattgatctaagactctggagaccagggtttgcatctTGGATCAGCCAGATAAACCTactggtcaagtcacattctctcagcctcagagggtggcaatggcaaaccctgtctgaagcaatttgccaagaaaaccccatgataggtttgctttatggttaccataaatcaaaaatgattcaacaacaacacatttatgCATTCGTAGCACTTTCTTTCATGTTCAGCAATAAAAATAGCAACTGAGGAATGATTCTAGCACTCAGCAGCTAGGCTTCCCTTGTCTTTCCAGTTGAGAGACAGATATGAAACTAGTATGACAGAATTCTATTTccacattttcttcctctcttataTCTTAGAAgtgcttccttcctttttattccCATTTTGCTGACACAGTGATTTATTTTGACAATTCCCCCCAAACATCTGCTGATTATTTGGGTCATTACACCCCATTGCTCTAAAGTTTTGTGTTATCACAAACGTTGACATGGAGATTAAAGACTgggccccttcacactacacaattatagcgctGCTGCTGTTTGTGCCGTcaggtcattcccaacttatggtgtccttatggcgaacctatcatggggttttcttggcaagatttgttcataggttgcttgtcattgtcttcctctgaggttgagagagtgtgacctgcccagtgggtttcatagccgagcaaggaatcaaaccctagcctccagagtcatagtccaacactcaaaccgcaaTGCTGCCCTGGCTCCCAATTACAGTGCTAccattcctctttaactgctatagttccatcttatggaaacctgggatttgcagttgggtAAGTtatgagagctctctggctgagaattctcagtGCACCTCCCTAAACTACTAATCCCAAGATTGCATATGGTGGAATGATAGCAGTTATATGAATCTGTATAGTGTGCAGCTTCCACTGTTCATGGCCTTCCCCATGCAAATTAAATGTATTGAAATCTGTTTAATGTATCTTAAAAATTTTAATGTAACATATATGGCTATTAATTAGGAATCTGtaataaatatcctaaaggcaccagattctgtctggtCTTGGAATCTAAGGAGGTTCAGCTCTGGTTGGTCCCTGGAtaggaaactgccaatgaatactaggtgctataggctatatttcagaggaagcaactgaaGAGATGGTGACTGATCACCTACTGGCACAAGTGGCTCAAAGGATCTTTAAAACAGTGGCAGCAATTTAATTGTGTTGAAAAGGCTCTCTTAAAGATACAAGACATGAATGaaaatggagagtggtggagtctccttccttggaggtctttaaacagaggctggatggccatctgtcgggaatgctttgattgagagttcctgcatggcagttcctgcatggcagggatggcgcttgtggtctctcccaactctatgattctattattatattactttataccacattcttttttttttcttttaagaagcaGGTTTGGAGTGTTAGACAGAACAAATTCAAACACACAAATGATAGCATAAGAACAAATACTTTTATTCCAATATTGGAAGGTAATGTCAAACAATGAGTAAAAACTTATTATCCCTGAAATCTTTAGAAAGATACCTAACTCGGTTAAAAACTAAAAGAAGCACACATCACTTTGCATTAAGCCACATGCCACAAAATGGTGCCTTGGTCTCTTTCGCATTATACCgttgataccattttaaatgccatggctgtaTTCTGTGGactcataggatttgtagtttattgaggcactAGAAGTCTGTGGCAGAAAATTCCTCGTGAAACTACAGCACCCAGgtttccacaagatggagctatGGTATTTAAAATGCCATCAAAGTGCCATAACTAGAGAGTGAAAGAGATGTCTGTAAAGGCTAGGTCAATAGAAAAGCATGGACATGTTGTGCCTTTGAACAACAGCTCTCAAAAGCCACCATTAGGCATTCTATCTGAAGGGCTGTAGTATAAAAAATTACTATCCCATGCTCTGCTGCAGGTGTTGGATCAACCAGAGAAAATCCTCACACAGTAATCTCAGTGGATAGGCAGATTTTCAAGTTACATAACTACATCAGGAACTACTATGAGCCAAGCAAGTGTCCAAGATGTGGCTGCTAGACAGTGCTATCCACATCTATACTCAG
It encodes the following:
- the LOC121915520 gene encoding chemokine-like receptor 1 translates to MDAFTSFPYYGNIDYPPYSNNDFYNFSWNGDWHLGPYYDDLHISRVMKIVSMSIYSATLLLGTTGNGLVIFLTGFHLKKTVTTIWYLNLAMADFVFAICLSSEIIYVALDHWPLGRLMCKLDSVVPFLNMFASVFFLTAISADRCVSVVHPVWALNHRTLKLASVMAIIIWMISLALSLPYFSFRDTKDTQDGTIQCAYNFNSEDASNPWAHRAMVVTEFVVGFLIPFHIILACYCAIIIKLRGKIFGRFSRSFKIIIVVIVVFFCCWFPYHLFAILDMLEDDSLEMKNILNIGLPLANGLLCLNSCLNPLLYAFLGPDCRRTNCRSFLSAFKAAFNENWATVSSFSNKRNSSSTSGVESSMV